A window of Candidatus Nitrospira allomarina genomic DNA:
GGGTGGGTAATCATACTCCCCGCACCACCCCCTCTATTTTAAATATTAATGTGCTTCAGAAATAACAAATGCAAAACGCAGGTTGAAAGAGGTTTGTCGAGAACGATTCAAAGGCCTAGAGGTTCTCACTAAAAGTCTGGCTGCAAAGTAGAAAATAAAACTATGCCATTTCCAATCACGTATTGAGAAGCGCCGACTTCAATCCGCCAGATTATCACAAAGAGAGAAAATTCTACAGAAAACAAGGGAAGAAATCAGCAAGCCCACCGACGCCACAAAAATGACTGGTCGGAATCAGAGATATCAAATATCTTTCTGTCGCTTTAACTGATCGTTTAGCTATCCTCCCAGCTCTTTTTCTAACACATCAACAATCCGACCGGCCGCCCTTCCGTCCCAAAGCGAGGGTGATACGGCGTGTAAAGACTTTTGAGAGAGAGCATCTCTGGCAGCCCCGACAATACCTTCCCTGGTAACTCCTGCCAGCCGATTAGTTCCCGATTCTATGGTAATGGGACGTTCGGTATTGGGGCGTATCGTGACACAAGGTACACCCAAAATCGTGGTTTCTTCCTGAATTCCACCTGAATCGGTAAGAACCAACCGAGACTTGGCCATTAAGGCCAAAAAATCCAAATAACCCAATGGTTCGATGATTGTAATAGAAGGCCAATCAGGTAAGGCTTGTTTAAGTCTGTCACAAGTTCGGGGGTGCACGGGAAACAAAAGAGGCAGATCGGAAGAAACTTTCTGCAGGGCCAAGCCAATCTCGGTAAGAGTGGGAAGGTCATCGACATTGGCAGGCCGATGCAGGGTAACTAAACCATAGCAGTCGGGTTCCAGATGAAATCGCTGCCAGGGTTTCCCAGCCAGGGCCTTATCAAGATGGGCCATCAGACTATCAATCATCGTATTTCCAACAAAGTGAATCTGACTTGAGGAAATCCCCTCCTTAAGTAAGTTAACGTTTCCACTTGGTTCCGTCGTGAAAAGTATAGATGAAAGGTGATCGGTCACGATCCTATTAAGTTCCTCGGGCATGGAACGGTCAAACGAGCGCAAGCCCGATTCCACATGAGCCACCGGAATGTGTAGTTTGGCAGCAACGAGCGCACAGGCAAGTGTCGAATTAACATCACCGGCAACGACAACCAGAGTGGGATTTTGCTCCAGACAGAGTTTCTCGAAAGATACCATAATACGGGCTGTCTGTTCTGCATGCGAACAAGATCCTACTCCCAAAAAAGCATCCGGTTTGGGCATACCCAATTCATCAAAAAACACCGTCGACATTTGCGCATCATAATGTTGTCCCGTATGCACACAAAATTGCCGCAATCCACGCCGATTGAGTTCGAGGATAACCGGCGCCATTTTCATAAAATTGGGACGGGCCCCTACCACGGTACAAATCTTCATCATAAGCAAGTTTCCAAATGGTCAATGAAGCGCCCGGCAATGGTGGTCCGATCAAAATATTGTTCAGCCACTCGACGACCATTCTCTCCTAAGGTCTTACGAAGGTCAGGTTGGGTAAACAAAGTCCGAATGGCCTGTACCAGGCTGGCGACATCTCCCGGCTCTACCACCATTCCAGTTTGGTGGTCGCGCACGATTTCTGCTGCTTCGCCACCCGCAACCAATATCACTGGACGTCCGCTAGCCATGGCTTCGTATAACTTGGAGGGGACCGCTCCAGTGATGTACATCTTTAGTGGAACCAATATAATATCGGCGGCGGCAACCAACGCCGGAATCTCCCGGGCCGGGCGGGATTCCAGAAAACATACGTTATTTAAATTATCCTGTCTGGCCTGCTCAACCAAGGAATTTTTCCTGGGGCCGCTTCCAATAAGTACAAACTTCAAATCGTCCTCTTTCCGAAGCAGTTCTGCCGCAGCCAGTGCCTGCTCCAAGCCTTGAGCCAGACCATGTAACCCGGCATATAACACTATACAGTCTTTGCCCTTGCCTATTGTTTCGGAGGCTTCCTGGGTCTTTCTGTCAGGATGAAACACTTTGGTATCAACGCCATTGGAAAGATGAAAAGTCGGACGATCAGGAAAGCGGGTCCGAATGTCCGCCATGATACTCTTGGATTGGCCCGTTATCAGCCATGCCTGCTGATAGCAAAACTTTTCCAGTCGTGCGCTTAATTGATAGGCAAAACTATTCTTATCCAAAACTCCTAACTCCACTGCCGATTCAGGCCAGAGGTCTGAAACATTAAAAATCATTCGCGTCCGCTTCAACCTGCTTAACCAAAATCCGGACAACCCTAAAAAAAGTGGGGGGCTTTCGACAAACAAATAATCAGCTCGGGGAAGAACAAAGGAACCCAAGAAAGCTGACGACAGGGCAAATGAAAAATAGTTCGTTAATCTATAGATAAAGTTAGCTTTTTGTGTCGGATAAATGAAAGTCCGAATAATATCTATCCCCCCAGAAGTTTCGCGTCGAATAACTCCACCGTATCCGTCGAGAATTTTTCCTTGGGGATAATTAGGCATGCCTGTCAACACCGTGACAGAATGACCGTGCTGGACAAAATGACGACATAACTCTGAAAGTCGCGCCTGTGGTGCTCCAACTTCAGGTGGGAAGTATTGGGTCAAAAATACAAGGTGCATGTTTTTTAACCCAAGTAATGCCGAGTCAAATTACACTCTGAGGAAGTATTGCAATTCAAGCCATTTGGAATTTGGAGATTAGACGTGATGACTATCAAGATTATCCATTGTTTCTTAGTTTCTGTATTACTCAAAATTTCCAATCTCGTGTTGGGAACAATTTTAGAGCGGTGTAGTCGAAAGAAGGCGGTTAGCCAAACATTGCCCATTTCTCCAAAGGTCGAAATGCTTCTCTGTATGGTCGCGTGCAGCATTTGCGAATTGAAGGCGTAATGGATGGTCCGCAAGCAGGGTCTTTATTGCCTTGGCAAGCTCTGTGACGTTTTGAGGGGGCACCAAAAGGCCACACCTCCCATCGTCCAACATACCGGGAATGCCGGCCACCCTCGAAGCAATTACAGGCGTCCCAATAGCCATAGCCTCTTTGATGACATTGGGAACTCCGTCTCCTAAACCAGTTGAAGGATGAACGAGGATAGTCGCTTTCCGCATCGCACTCTGCACTTCATCAGGCATTATCCAACCAGGAAAGCTTACTTTCTCGGAAATGTCCAATTCACTCGCCAACTTCCTCAAATTATTCATTTCTTCACCATCACCCACTAGCATAAACTCAGCATCGACCCCACCATGTTTCAGCTCACATGCTGCACGCAATAGAAAATCAAAACCCTTGTTTTTAGAAAAATTGCCGACTGCTAGAATTTTTCCCGGTGGCCTATTTTTAGGGTCAAAAGTGAGCACTGAAAGGTCCAAACCATGGAGGTGCACAAAAATTTTATCTGAGATCAATGGAAAAATGTCTGAATAACGTTCCTGCAGAAATTTGCGATTGAATTCCGTACAGGTGATGATATTGTTGGAATAAAGCAGCTTCTGTCTCATATACACCGGCGTTCGGTAAAGATCGGTTCCAGCATGGAGAAAAATAGAAAAAGGCACTTTCCTATTCATCAACCGATGAAAGACATAGGCGCAAGTTGCTGCATAATTTCCCCAATACCCCAGAATGTGATCGTATTTATCAGAGCACTGATGACTCCAGGCAAGTGCTTTCAGAAATACGTAAGCGCTCTTCGATACCGGGCCTACTCCGTATCTCAGAGCTGAAGCGGTAATATGAAAAGTATCCTTCAGAAAAATCCGAAGCTGGGGGAACGAGATCCGGTTAGTATATCGAAGGTCGTGAGGAAGATCGAGGTGATGAATCCTTTTCCGGGGGAAAAAATCTTCACCAAGAATGTCAGGAACGAACTTCCACAGGGATGGATCGAGGGGGTAGATCGGAAATATGTCAATTTCGATACCCGCCTCCAAAAGGGGTCGAATGTCCCTGGCAAAGAACGTATTAACCCGCCCTGGAAACTGGCTGGTGAAAACAGCAAGCCGCATAAGATGTTTTTGGGTGAAGCGCCTGGTTACTTTGTTAATATTTGGGGAAAATGAACATTGATTGAAAGCACTTATTGCTTTTCGATAGGCAGATTGCAAACCACGGCACGGAATTTCCCGTTTGAGCCACGAGGTATATTGCTCACTTGATCCATAAATATTTTTACCCGCCCCATTCTCTCTTGTAACCGAGCGCTAATTGCATGCTCGACCTCAACTGAAAAGTTTGCTGCGGGTACATATTTTACACGCAAACAGTCCAAGCCCTCTTGGATAATTTGTGCCTCTTGCACAGGCAGATTATAAAAAACAGGATTGACCCAAAAGACTCGTCTCCCATCCAACGCAATCAACATATCATTGGTCCTACCTTCAATGCCTGATAAAACCGGAAGCGTACGCCCACATTTACACGATGAAGGTTCGGCAACATGGCTAATTCGGTCACCAACCTCATACCGAATTAGAGGCATATCTGTGTTCAACAGACCAGTGCAGAGCAGACGACCAGAAGAACCGGGTAGCGCAGGCTCGTCTATTTCATCCCGAAAACATTCAAGCCAGCCCACTTCCGGCCAAGAATGCAATTTTCCATCCGGACATTCAGATGCTGCAGCAACAGCCTCGGCCATACCATAGGTTTCT
This region includes:
- the wecB gene encoding non-hydrolyzing UDP-N-acetylglucosamine 2-epimerase, which encodes MMKICTVVGARPNFMKMAPVILELNRRGLRQFCVHTGQHYDAQMSTVFFDELGMPKPDAFLGVGSCSHAEQTARIMVSFEKLCLEQNPTLVVVAGDVNSTLACALVAAKLHIPVAHVESGLRSFDRSMPEELNRIVTDHLSSILFTTEPSGNVNLLKEGISSSQIHFVGNTMIDSLMAHLDKALAGKPWQRFHLEPDCYGLVTLHRPANVDDLPTLTEIGLALQKVSSDLPLLFPVHPRTCDRLKQALPDWPSITIIEPLGYLDFLALMAKSRLVLTDSGGIQEETTILGVPCVTIRPNTERPITIESGTNRLAGVTREGIVGAARDALSQKSLHAVSPSLWDGRAAGRIVDVLEKELGG
- a CDS encoding glycosyltransferase family 4 protein, with amino-acid sequence MQSAYRKAISAFNQCSFSPNINKVTRRFTQKHLMRLAVFTSQFPGRVNTFFARDIRPLLEAGIEIDIFPIYPLDPSLWKFVPDILGEDFFPRKRIHHLDLPHDLRYTNRISFPQLRIFLKDTFHITASALRYGVGPVSKSAYVFLKALAWSHQCSDKYDHILGYWGNYAATCAYVFHRLMNRKVPFSIFLHAGTDLYRTPVYMRQKLLYSNNIITCTEFNRKFLQERYSDIFPLISDKIFVHLHGLDLSVLTFDPKNRPPGKILAVGNFSKNKGFDFLLRAACELKHGGVDAEFMLVGDGEEMNNLRKLASELDISEKVSFPGWIMPDEVQSAMRKATILVHPSTGLGDGVPNVIKEAMAIGTPVIASRVAGIPGMLDDGRCGLLVPPQNVTELAKAIKTLLADHPLRLQFANAARDHTEKHFDLWRNGQCLANRLLSTTPL
- a CDS encoding glycosyltransferase family 4 protein; this encodes MHLVFLTQYFPPEVGAPQARLSELCRHFVQHGHSVTVLTGMPNYPQGKILDGYGGVIRRETSGGIDIIRTFIYPTQKANFIYRLTNYFSFALSSAFLGSFVLPRADYLFVESPPLFLGLSGFWLSRLKRTRMIFNVSDLWPESAVELGVLDKNSFAYQLSARLEKFCYQQAWLITGQSKSIMADIRTRFPDRPTFHLSNGVDTKVFHPDRKTQEASETIGKGKDCIVLYAGLHGLAQGLEQALAAAELLRKEDDLKFVLIGSGPRKNSLVEQARQDNLNNVCFLESRPAREIPALVAAADIILVPLKMYITGAVPSKLYEAMASGRPVILVAGGEAAEIVRDHQTGMVVEPGDVASLVQAIRTLFTQPDLRKTLGENGRRVAEQYFDRTTIAGRFIDHLETCL